The following are from one region of the Flavobacteriales bacterium genome:
- a CDS encoding 4Fe-4S dicluster domain-containing protein — MSKTKRYWKGLDELHNTPEHQALVENEFAPEASAEHLLESEHLEEGKTKRRDFLKYLGFSVGAATMAACETPVIKTIPYLNKPEEVTPGVPSYYASTYFDGTDFSNILVKTREGRPIKIVGNKNAALTGGALNTRINSSVLSLYDSARAAGPMKGGEATDWATLDADVIAGLKKAAEAGSQIVVLTETIISPSTKKAVAELVAAYGENVKHVTYDAISASGMLEANQASFGVKALPAYDFAKAEVVVSIGADFMAAFPNGAANAAGYGKMRDPKGGKMSRHFQFETNMSLSGSNADVRVAIKPSETAAAVISLYNKVAEATGGNTISGGNSEYDAELSKAAQELVAAKGKSIVVCGANDAGVQTIVNAINNLLGNYGTTLDMANPLYVKAGVDAEMDALVADMNAGKVGALLIHGVNPSYSYYKADAFNSGLGKVGLTVSFADRVDETAAGAKYLAPDNNYLESWNDAEARKGYYSLTQPTISPLFKTRQWQESLLVWAGKETDFYSYIKENWKALHGSSSNAELLFSDFFNIALFNGVYDSGVVGEAPAFAGDVAAAAGSIKKVPAGEMELELYVKAGLGDGSQANNPWLQELPDPISRVTWDNYITMSPKQMEEMGLSRLERGDYMADLAKVSVNGVEVVAPVYPSPGQKYGTIGLAVGYGRTAAGKCGDGVGVNAFPLAAGGSFSVGTVTVSGTGEKYEIAQLQSQHTLMGRDSIVKETTLAEYKHNPKAGNPEELLYVSSAGSSDHGGGHGEAHGGEHGEEAAHGEHGEEAHTDAHAGAYLPPDQVNLWDDQPINSGHRWGMAIDLNKCIGCGACVTGCTSENNVPVVGKTEVRRGRDMHWLRIDRYYTSDMTEEKAEEEGIGAIEKFSLMEHAAEAPQVAYQPVMCQHCNHAPCETVCPVAATTHSFEGLNMMTYNRCIGTRYCANNCPYKVRRFNWFQYHQGSEDFSKNPANDDLGRMVLNPDVVVRDRGVMEKCSFCVQGIQAAKLRAKKESRKVDDTEVQSACAEACPTNAIVFGDLNDKASWVAGKAKDERSYHLLESVGVQPNVYYMTKVRNVEVNEA; from the coding sequence ATGAGCAAGACCAAAAGATACTGGAAAGGGCTGGACGAACTGCACAACACACCTGAGCATCAGGCGCTTGTTGAGAATGAGTTCGCACCCGAAGCATCTGCAGAACATTTACTTGAAAGCGAGCACCTCGAAGAGGGAAAGACCAAGCGTAGGGATTTCCTGAAATACTTGGGCTTTAGCGTTGGAGCCGCCACCATGGCTGCGTGTGAGACGCCTGTTATCAAGACCATCCCTTATTTGAACAAGCCTGAGGAAGTTACTCCAGGTGTTCCAAGCTATTACGCGTCAACTTATTTTGACGGGACAGATTTCTCCAACATTTTGGTGAAGACAAGAGAAGGTCGACCTATCAAAATTGTTGGAAACAAGAATGCAGCTCTAACTGGCGGTGCGCTGAACACGCGGATCAACTCTTCAGTATTGTCATTATATGACTCGGCAAGAGCAGCTGGTCCGATGAAAGGTGGAGAGGCTACCGATTGGGCAACGCTTGATGCTGATGTCATTGCTGGATTGAAGAAGGCAGCGGAGGCTGGAAGCCAGATTGTTGTACTTACAGAGACCATCATCAGTCCATCAACCAAGAAAGCGGTTGCGGAACTGGTAGCTGCGTATGGAGAGAATGTGAAGCATGTGACCTACGATGCGATTTCTGCATCAGGTATGTTGGAGGCCAATCAAGCGAGCTTTGGTGTGAAAGCACTTCCTGCTTACGATTTTGCCAAGGCCGAGGTGGTAGTGAGTATCGGTGCCGATTTCATGGCCGCATTCCCGAACGGTGCTGCCAACGCGGCTGGATATGGCAAGATGCGCGATCCGAAAGGAGGTAAGATGTCTCGCCACTTCCAGTTCGAGACAAACATGTCGCTTTCTGGTAGTAACGCGGATGTTCGCGTGGCCATTAAGCCATCTGAAACTGCCGCAGCTGTCATCAGCCTGTATAATAAAGTTGCTGAAGCAACTGGTGGAAACACCATCAGCGGTGGCAATTCAGAATATGATGCTGAACTTTCGAAGGCCGCACAAGAACTTGTAGCTGCTAAAGGAAAGAGCATCGTTGTTTGTGGTGCCAATGACGCGGGTGTTCAGACCATCGTCAACGCCATCAACAATCTTCTTGGAAACTACGGAACAACCTTGGATATGGCGAACCCTCTGTATGTGAAAGCAGGAGTTGATGCCGAAATGGATGCCTTGGTTGCCGATATGAATGCAGGTAAGGTTGGAGCATTGCTTATTCACGGAGTGAATCCAAGCTACTCTTACTACAAGGCCGATGCATTCAATTCTGGTCTTGGTAAGGTTGGCCTTACGGTTTCATTTGCTGATAGAGTTGATGAAACCGCTGCTGGTGCAAAATATCTGGCTCCAGACAATAACTATTTGGAAAGTTGGAACGATGCAGAGGCCCGCAAAGGTTACTACAGCTTGACCCAGCCAACCATCAGTCCATTGTTCAAAACACGCCAATGGCAAGAGTCATTGTTGGTTTGGGCTGGAAAAGAAACTGATTTCTATTCCTACATCAAGGAAAACTGGAAAGCGTTACACGGTTCAAGCAGCAATGCAGAACTGTTGTTCAGCGATTTCTTCAATATAGCGTTGTTCAACGGTGTATATGATAGTGGCGTAGTTGGCGAAGCTCCTGCGTTTGCTGGAGATGTTGCTGCTGCCGCAGGATCGATCAAGAAAGTTCCTGCTGGTGAAATGGAATTGGAACTTTACGTGAAGGCTGGTTTGGGCGATGGCTCACAGGCAAACAACCCATGGTTGCAAGAGCTTCCAGATCCGATCTCACGCGTTACTTGGGACAACTACATTACCATGTCTCCAAAGCAAATGGAGGAAATGGGATTGAGCAGATTGGAGCGTGGTGACTACATGGCCGATCTTGCGAAGGTTTCGGTAAATGGTGTTGAAGTTGTTGCGCCTGTTTATCCATCACCAGGTCAGAAGTACGGAACTATTGGCCTTGCAGTGGGTTACGGAAGAACAGCCGCAGGAAAATGTGGAGATGGAGTTGGTGTGAATGCCTTCCCATTGGCAGCAGGCGGTTCGTTCTCAGTTGGAACAGTAACTGTTTCTGGAACTGGTGAGAAGTATGAAATTGCTCAGCTTCAGTCACAGCATACGCTGATGGGACGCGATTCCATCGTGAAGGAGACAACACTCGCAGAATACAAGCACAATCCAAAAGCTGGAAACCCAGAAGAGTTGCTTTACGTGAGCAGTGCTGGAAGTAGCGATCATGGCGGTGGTCATGGTGAAGCACACGGTGGCGAACACGGAGAAGAAGCAGCTCATGGAGAACATGGCGAAGAAGCACATACTGATGCTCATGCAGGTGCCTACCTTCCACCAGACCAAGTTAACCTTTGGGATGATCAGCCGATAAATAGTGGTCACCGTTGGGGTATGGCCATCGACCTTAACAAGTGTATCGGTTGCGGTGCGTGCGTTACGGGTTGTACTTCAGAAAATAACGTTCCTGTTGTCGGTAAGACCGAGGTTAGAAGAGGCCGTGATATGCATTGGTTGCGCATTGACCGCTACTACACTTCGGACATGACCGAGGAGAAAGCGGAAGAAGAAGGAATCGGTGCAATTGAGAAATTCAGCCTGATGGAACATGCGGCCGAAGCGCCACAGGTGGCCTATCAGCCTGTGATGTGTCAGCATTGTAATCATGCTCCTTGCGAAACGGTTTGTCCTGTAGCAGCTACAACACACAGTTTTGAAGGGTTGAACATGATGACCTACAACCGTTGCATTGGTACGCGTTACTGCGCGAACAACTGTCCTTACAAGGTCAGAAGATTCAACTGGTTCCAGTATCATCAAGGAAGCGAGGATTTCAGCAAGAACCCAGCGAACGATGACCTTGGTCGTATGGTGCTTAACCCAGATGTGGTTGTCCGCGACCGTGGAGTTATGGAGAAGTGTAGCTTCTGTGTGCAAGGCATTCAGGCAGCGAAGCTCAGAGCCAAGAAAGAAAGCCGTAAAGTGGATGATACTGAGGTGCAGAGTGCATGTGCTGAGGCTTGTCCTACCAACGCCATTGTATTCGGTGATTTGAACGACAAGGCAAGTTGGGTGGCTGGTAAGGCAAAAGATGAAAGAAGTTACCACCTGTTGGAGTCAGTAGGCGTTCAACCGAATGTTTACTACATGACCAAGGTGAGAAACGTAGAAGTAAACGAAGCTTAA
- a CDS encoding c-type cytochrome: MRFASILFSTLILLSGFGASAQDGEKLFKQNCATCHSPTDKTIVGPGLKGVTDRVPSKEWIVKWVKSPAALIASGDAYANQVKDFSPTMMTDFGFLSDGEILSIVDYIQNYQPPVAEGPTGPTGPQPPGVSAGLDENVLRNVLIAIAALLVVLIMILSSVRRSLTKLVDAKTGETTIERGTLGSVGHWLNTHRGWTGVFILVCTLAFLRWGVGYLMDNVGVYQGYKPEQPIAFSHKIHAGQNGINCVYCHTSAEKGKTAGVPSLNVCMNCHTYVDQGPSGKTEIAKIYKALDYDYDTKTYGDNPTPVKWVRVHNLPDLAYFNHSQHVVVGKIECQKCHGPIDQEMDVAEQFAPLTMGWCINCHRETQVQVANNEYYEDLHERTPEWQDGDPITVKRIGGLECAKCHY; the protein is encoded by the coding sequence ATGAGATTCGCTTCAATTCTATTTTCTACACTCATCCTACTTTCAGGTTTTGGTGCTTCTGCACAGGATGGGGAAAAGCTATTCAAACAGAACTGTGCCACTTGCCACTCTCCGACAGACAAGACCATTGTAGGTCCAGGTCTCAAGGGAGTTACAGACCGCGTTCCTTCCAAGGAGTGGATCGTGAAGTGGGTGAAGAGTCCTGCTGCGCTGATTGCCAGCGGTGACGCCTACGCCAATCAGGTAAAAGATTTCTCACCGACCATGATGACCGATTTCGGCTTTTTGAGCGATGGTGAGATTCTTTCTATTGTAGATTACATTCAGAATTACCAGCCGCCAGTAGCTGAAGGTCCGACAGGCCCGACTGGTCCACAGCCTCCGGGTGTTTCTGCTGGTCTTGATGAAAACGTCCTTCGTAACGTGCTGATCGCGATTGCGGCCTTGTTGGTGGTGCTCATCATGATCTTGAGCAGCGTACGCAGGTCGCTGACAAAATTGGTTGATGCTAAAACGGGAGAAACAACAATCGAACGCGGAACGTTGGGTTCTGTTGGACATTGGTTGAACACACACCGTGGCTGGACAGGGGTCTTCATTCTCGTTTGTACGCTTGCTTTCCTTCGTTGGGGTGTTGGTTACTTGATGGATAATGTGGGCGTTTACCAAGGATACAAGCCTGAACAGCCGATTGCTTTCTCACACAAGATCCATGCTGGACAGAACGGCATCAACTGTGTTTACTGTCACACAAGTGCGGAGAAAGGTAAGACCGCTGGAGTTCCGTCATTGAATGTGTGTATGAACTGTCACACTTATGTGGATCAAGGGCCAAGTGGTAAGACGGAGATCGCTAAGATCTACAAGGCACTTGATTACGATTACGACACCAAGACCTATGGAGATAATCCGACACCTGTCAAATGGGTGCGTGTTCACAATCTTCCCGATCTGGCTTATTTCAATCACTCACAGCACGTGGTGGTAGGTAAGATCGAGTGTCAGAAATGCCATGGTCCTATAGATCAAGAAATGGATGTGGCCGAGCAGTTTGCTCCATTGACCATGGGCTGGTGTATCAACTGTCACCGCGAAACGCAGGTACAGGTAGCGAATAACGAGTACTATGAAGACCTTCATGAAAGAACGCCAGAGTGGCAAGATGGCGATCCGATCACGGTGAAACGTATTGGAGGGTTGGAGTGTGCCAAGTGTCATTATTAA